The following are encoded together in the Neomonachus schauinslandi chromosome X, ASM220157v2, whole genome shotgun sequence genome:
- the MAGEB16 gene encoding melanoma-associated antigen B16 encodes MLQNQKNPRCLYDQCFQTCSEIQDMEVVQVSKALEETHLSSYPLMPGNSEEAPDAGQPSTPESHQSFCSSSIAITTTSSSELNESSRSQEEDSTSWAGPDPRNVPIDALDKKVISLVNFMLFKYHMKEPVTKADMKIVIKENEDHFTEIFLRASEHMEMVFGLDVKRVDPINHCYGLFIKLGLTYDGVLDGEEGMPKTGILIFILGVIFMKGNSATEEEVWEALNLTGIYAGRKHAIFGEPRKLITKDFVKEKYLEYRQVANRDPAQFEFLWGPRAHAETTKMKVLEMLAKFHGTDPSSFPSQYEEALQDEEERARARISARSVSASVATASSSAKSIHFSCS; translated from the coding sequence ATGCTTCAGAACCAAAAGAATCCACGATGCTTATACGATCAGTGCTTTCAGACCTGCAGTGAGATCCAAGATATGGAAGTTGTACAGGTCTCCAAGGCTCTGGAAGAGACCCATCTCTCCTCCTATCCTCTGATGCCTGGCAATTCAGAGGAGGCTCCTGATGCTGGTCAACCCAGTACCCCTGAGAGTCATCAGAGTTTCTGCTCATCTTCCATTGCCATCACAACCACCTCATCAAGTGAATTGAATGAGAGCTCCAGGAGCCAAGAAGAGGATAGCACCTCATGGGCTGGGCCTGACCCCAGGAATGTGCCCATAGATGCTCTAGATAAGAAGGTGATTTCGTTGGTCAATTTCATGCTGTTCAAGTATCACATGAAAGAGCCAGTGACAAAGGCAGACATGAAGATTGTcatcaaagagaatgaagacCACTTCACTGAGATCTTCCTGAGAGCCTCTGAGCACATGGAGATGGTCTTTGGCCTTGATGTGAAGAGAGTGGATCCCATCAACCACTGCTATGGCCTCTTCATCAAATTGGGCCTCACCTATGATGGGGTGCTGGATGGTGAAGAGGGCATGCCCAAGACCGGCATCCTGATCTTTATCCTGGGTGTGATCTTCATGAAGGGCAACAGTGCCACTGAAGAGGAAGTCTGGGAAGCGCTGAATTTGACGGGGATATATGCTGGGAGGAAGCACGCCATCTTTGGGGAGCCCAGGAAGCTCATCACCAAAGATTTCGTCAAGGAAAAGTACCTGGAGTACCGGCAGGTGGCCAACAGGGATCCCGCACAGTTTGAATTCCTGTGGGGCCCGAGAGCCCACGCTGAAACCACCAAGATGAAAGTCCTGGAGATGCTGGCCAAGTTTCACGGGACTGACCCGAGTTCTTTCCCATCTCAGTATGAGGAGGCTTTGCAAGATGAAGAAGAGAGAGCCCGAGCCAGAATTTCAGCCAGgtctgtctctgcttctgtggCCACTGCAAGTTCTAGTGCCAAGTCCATTCATTTCTCTTGCTCCTAG